The nucleotide sequence GTTACGATGAAGGATGAACAATTTAGAGCTTTGCATGATGAAGGATGAGGGGTTCAAAGCTTCTCACAGTGAAGGATGAACAATTCGGAACTTCTCACGAAGAAGGCACTAAGTCCCACTCGTCTGCTCATGTACTTTGGTCTTGGAGCTTCTCATGTGCAAAATGAAATTTTTTCCTAAACTGACCGGGGTGCAAAATGGAatttgaaatcatgcttttaactTGTCTTTTAGAATATTTACACTATCTTTTCATATATTGAAGTTCCGTCATTTTACTTTAGTTACAAGCCTTAAAGATCAAGGTAGTACATATTTGTATGTTCTTAAGAATCCTTTTATTTTATCCACTTGCAGAAATTATGGCTTGCTGGATTTTCTAGAGGCATTCAGGAGATGCACAGGAAAGCCTCGTTAGTCCTTGAGGATGCTGTTCGAAACATTTATACCGTTGTTGCATTTTGTGCCGGTAATAAGGTAATGGAACTTTACAGGCTGCAGCTCAGCAGAATTCTGAAACAGAGTTTTGTCCAGGGAATGGCTATTGGATTTAGTTTTGGCTTCTCACAGTTCCTTCTTTTTGCCTGTaactctcttcttctttggtacACTGCTGTGTCTGTGCATGAAGGCCGAATCACAATAGCCACAGCATTAAAAGAGTACATCGTTTTCACTTTTACTACCTTTGCTTTAGTGGAGCCATTTGGTCTTGCTCCTTACATTCTAAAACGCCGAAAGTCCCTTACCTCAGTATTTGACATTATAGACCGGGTACCCACTATAGATCCGGATGACACCACTGGCATGAAACCACCTAATATCTATGGGAGCATTGAGTTAAAAAGTGTTGATTTCTGTTATCCTACCAGACCTGAAATGATGGTGCTCAGCAATTTCAGCCTTAAAGTTAGTGGGGGGCAAACAGTTGCAGTTGTGGGTGTATCTGGATCTGGGAAAAGCACTATAATATCTTTAATTGAGAGATTTTATGATCCTGTTGCTGGCCAAATATTGTTGGACGGACGTGATCTAAAGCTTTTCAACTTAAGATGGTTGCGCAGCCATATGGGCCTGGTTCAACAGGAGCCTGTCATATTTTCAACAACTATAAGAGAGAATATCATCTATGCAAGGCACAATGCAACTGAGGCCGAGATGAAAGAAGCTGCAAGGATAGCTAATGCACATCACTTCATCAGCAGTCTGCCACATGGTTATGACACACATGTGGGCATGAGAGGGGTTGATTTGACACCCGGACAGAAGCAACGGATTGCAATTGCTAGGGTAGTGTTGAAGAATGCTCCCATATTGTTGTTGGACGAGGCAAGCTCTTCTATTGAATCTGAATCAAGTCGAGTGGTGCAGGAGGCACTTGGCACGCTGATTATGGGTAACAAAACCACAATTCTTATTGCACATCGTGCAACCATGATGAAGCATGTGGACAACATTGTCGTCCTTAATGGTGGCAGCATAGTTGAACAGGGTTCACACGAGTCCTTGGTTCAGAAGAATGGCTTGTACGTCAGGTTGATGCAGCCTCACTTCAGCAAAGGCCTTCGTCAGCATCGGCTTATTTAGGCTAGTTCTCGTTGGTATTTGTAAATTATAGCAGAATGCCCAAGTTCTGTTTCGCTTGTCATCTGGGTGCCCATGTTTGGGATGTTAATACAGAGCAGTGCTGGTGATGGACGATGCATGTCAACAGTGATGTTTCGGATACTTGGTGAAATGGAATACTGACGCTCCTGTGACATGGTCGAACTCTACTAAAAAATAGTTAAAAGGCTAAATTGTAGTGTCGGTAGGATCGGATCAGTTATTAGGATTAGTTTGATGTTTTGAGGATAAATGAGCCAGTGAGGCTGCGTGATTGGTGTTGTGCATTAATTCTTTGGGAAGGCTCCCTCGATAATgtattaaattataatattattattttttcttgaggCGTTGCATTGGCTTGATTGTGTAATACGATTTATGGAGAGATGTTTCTACTGATCGATTGTTTTTGGGGATATGATTGATATGTAATGTAACTAATCAGTCTACTTATCAAGCTGATTGAAGTGAACTTGATGTGAAGTTTACTAAGCAGTCTATTCAATGCGCACGGGAGCCTGGATAAGTTTTATGATATTGAAGTTTACATTTAAAAAAAGGTAGATGAGCTTGGGCTGAGTACAACcttaatcattttcaaaatcgtGTTCGGGTTCATTTGTTCACATATTAGCAGGACatcctttttaaaaaataatttattattcttaTTGCTAGTTGTTAAACCATTTGtctatgtatttatttttgataatctaTATGAAGAATATTATCGTCCAACTTCAATCCTTTTAATGATTAAAAATTAATCGTATCATACTTTTATCTAAGATTGCTACTAAATTgtcattttaaataatttttaaatctgatGTAATTATCATTTTATTGAATTGCGTAAGTTTTAGTATCACCCATAGTTTACATAATAATCGTGATTTTATGCCGGATTAATTTGGACTTAAGATTAGATCGATCGGATCatatcgtagaatcgtacgaccCTATTAAAAACTCTTGAAATTTTATAATACATGAGTAATAATTAAAACAAAAGTCTAAAAAATTttatgcatataaataaattaataattttacatataCATGCACAGATAACTTATAACATGTACAAATTTACACTAACTAGTAATGTATTTGGTTCATAAGATGACTTAATTTAAAGGCTAATAAAACAGTTGACATAGCGGAAGCTATTGAAatctttgattcaaatatgaatgtcgaaaataatcttctaaagtttGTTAATTCTATAGAATATCATTCAATAAGTATCAAAAAACTCATTGTTTTGATGAaaaaatgacagaatattattgattaAAGACTTcataaaaaattactaaataaatgtttaaatagtCTTAGAACCCTAACCCAAAAGAAGAAAATAACCTAAATTATAAAATAGTCCAAAatatactaataataaaaaaaatctttagacCTCTAAAACGGTTTTAAACgatattttttgagttttaaattggGCGATTACGGATTTCATCTGGTAATTAACAATAGATCTCTAAATgagtttcgatttgatatattataagtCTCGTGGTTCAATTCAAGTAAAAAGTTATGATCTCTCGAAACTCTACTGATTCTACTATCGATTCTACTTTGATCCTGCTCTGATCTTATCACGATCCCATCGATCTCACCAATCCTGCTCCAATTCCATTGCAAAAATGATCTTGCATGATTTAAGATGATGATTTTACAAACATGAGTATCACTTAAATCACGTACCCAACTtttataatattcaaattaaatattatatttctgaAATATCACTCCTTTTTTTAGACCCGACCCCGGATCGAGTTTGGCCCGGACCCAGCCCAGACTCGGCCGAGCAAGTTGCCAGGCCAATTCCgattcctttggtgaaaacctggCGGACCGCCGATTCGGCCCGCCGGTTCAaccaatttttcttttcttttacggTTTAAACCGCCGGTTAACTGGTGGTTcctagccgttggaaccgccgaTTAACTAGCGGTTCCTAGCCGTTGGGGAGGTTGGGgtttttttggatattttttcaacggttaggatcatttgaactttttttttattatcaatgactatgatttagtgtccgttactatccaaactctataaatagaaagCTTATTTATCATtttcacacatcttctctactcttaatctcaatttcacATTCTTTATACGCTTtcatttccaattttcaattacaatgaaaGAAGGCCGTAGAGGTGCATCATCttgagctcggaagggaaaagaaataatgaatccgcgggaggaggaccccaacatctaatccaccgatgatgagatcgagcacctTTCGAATTTGACACCCGAAACATAAAGAAGTactgatgcaattacttctaagattCAGGAACtttctcctctaaagtcttctatttttactaaacattttgagaaggtcattcTTCCGTTGgaagaaatgcgtgcaaaatataaacattgcaatgcttcctacaaaatTCTAAGCCGGCGGCGGTTATGGATCGTTGAAACGATATATAGAAACGAAACACCCGACGAAACATCTTTAGCTAGTGATAGTACTGATtccagtttatttttatattcagataataaattaagagaatcattagctaaatttatttccgtataacatctttcttttagtttggaTCTAAatacacatttgaagatttttgtaaagaatctcttaatccatgtgctaaacgtgttcctaggactacacttactcgtacaattaaaaaaattaataaaataaggaaaaaatatttaattaatgaatttaataaattagataacaaagtttctttatgttccgatatttagagtgatcattggcaaacatattcatatatgggtgtgacttgccattggatcgataactcttggaacctccaaaaaaagttgttagcttatagagtttttgatgaatcacatagtactcataacatcgcacaattattatttttaattttagaagaatattaatttatgtgttcaagatgaattaaaaattttagaaagttatattaaaccaattagaattttaatttcttatttatggtctcatccatctataatgaaataatagagtatgttttgtaaaactaatggaatgagacctaaaaaatttccacgtgatgtgccaacacgttggaatttaacgtaccaattattacaagattcatttcaatataaaaaattattatgttcatttttttgcacaaaatactaatactaatatatatttattttcacaaaaataaaatatttgtagtagtatttgtgaaattttaaaattatttaatgatGCAATTGAACAACTTTTCATGTTTATTATCTCACTGcccaattagttttagaaaaattttctaatatagtattagttttaaatgaacatattaataatacaTTTTTATCTCGttacatcttagctatgaaaattaaataagaaaaatatttttattttattcctaaaatttatttaattgtatttgctttaaatcctaaatttaaattagaagttagAAATGTTAACTTATATTTCCAATTAAAGATTATTGTTTCTACTGAtacagttaatattatatataatgttagaatttatttatatgatatttataataaaatatggaatacaaattaatatttctgaaatataacaaactactagtagtaatttaaaacttacaaaagcacatcTTTTATTAAacgaacggacaaaacgtccatgaggatcctcaagttccacacaggaacttgagaattattttacgacttcttttgattttaatgaagtagatagcgaaaatttcgatatcttaaagtggtggtcacagaaggctcaaagctttcctgtTCTCTCTGTGATcgctaaagaaattttaacttgtccagtgtcaactgttgctatggagcagacgttcagtgccggtgGCAACATAttagcattactggacgattggaccagagcggagaaaagaatctaaggaatgcaactttcagatgatgaagttgaagattttgatattgaAAGAATGAATACGACAGGAAGgggaaatggaagtgagtgacaATGTAAAAGAACTATGTGGACTTTGATTCCCCTATACCTTAAGGGGATACGTAGGTAACTTAAATAAGTACAAACCatttttttacaataaattttaatttgtaatttgtaatttttattttttttagcataataatcttgaaccgtggtgaACTGTGGTGAATCGTGAatcgaaccgtgaaccgtaatcgTCTTAGGCAGTTAAGGTTAAGGGGCGACCTGCCTGGAATCGTCGAACCGACAATTCTGAATCGTCGAACCGGTAGTTCTGAGCCGTCGAACCGATGACTCCGAATCGTCGAATAGTCAGTTCTGAACTGTGGTTAGGTCTACCTCTTTCTTTATAGGTCCATTAGTTAGTTTTTATAGAGAACTTGGAATTATTTTAAACCAAAATCAATATACGACTCAAAACCTCTTTAGAAGTTTTCTACctcattcaaaaatttaaaattttgatattttttaaattagaaaagttCTCGAAATCTATTGGTGGTATTGATTAATAAGTATTATTatcctaaattttttaataattttgtgataaaatttatattactatttaattaagaatctaGAGCCTTTAATAACTAATTTTCAATTGATCCggtgaagtttaaaattaagttacgttaaaattctttttttttttataccgAAAATAATTTCAAGACTTATTCATAATTTCAACTTCTTATCCTTCAAAATAACAGACGCATAACATAATTTCTACTATCTGCATCACTTCTTCTCGCCGCTTCAATCCTCATTGATTCTTCGTCATTCTCCCtttctaatttttattataattttctccTTCTTATCCTTTTATATCATAAAGTATAATCCATTTGTTTTAGCTCTTCTACATATCGATACACCTATATCTCATTTATTTTTCGAAAAAAATTATAGCCGCATCTATCCGTCTATAGTATTAAGTAAGTTTTTAAGAATATATTTATtgattttgttttgaatggttttttttatatttatagttTGTTTCGGACTAAAGTAATTGATAAATTTAAGGAGAAGGAGCAGTATTTTGAAATATGATACCTGAATTAGATATTATCGAAACTTTCTTGCTGAAATGCCCATAGTTTTATTTCTGCCCCCGTCCACTCTTTCTTGTACCGTCTCAGTTTATACCTTTTATCAGAGATAACAGCGCCGCCCGTCCACCGTTCTCTATGAACACCGCCTCTTACTCTCCTCCTCTATTCTTTCTCCGGCCTCCTTCCCGAACCCTAGCCGCCCTCACTCTCCCCCGCCGCCGTCTCTTTACCTTCCCGTCTCTCCGTCCCTTCCTTGGCTTCTTCTGCTATCCGGCCGGTGATCGCTTCCCTAggctctcctcctccctctcttTTGACTCGGAGATCGGACACCGAGAGGGGGAAGTCGCGTCCTGCTTCGATGAGGTCTCGTCCCAGGACCACCTATTGCAGGCTCAGCAGGAAGAGCAGGGGCAGTTTATCCCCGTCAAGGCTTACTTCCTGTGCACCAGGTGCCCTACTTTCCCCTCTTCTGAATTCGCATTGGTTACCTCTTTCTGGTAAGGATTTCTTCTCCATGTGATTTTGATGATGGTGGTGGATTGAATGACAGTATTGATTTGCGGAGCTTGCAGTCTGAGAATGCGTTCAACGTCATTCCCCCCACCTCCCGCGCCACCATTTACGTTGTGCTCAGATACTACGATCCTCACGTAAGTCTCTTTCTCTGTAGGAAActgataaaataaatttaaaaaatgtaccTTTCGTTGTTGAATAATAACTTTAATTTATCAAACCTTCAGTTTTTTTTTTGGGTCTCAGTATTACTACATGgtttatttggattttttttagctATATTAGAGAAAACGTTTGATCTTAGTAAATAATTGGCATCTAGCTTCTAGTGGTATAACCctttcaaaaattttaagttGTTCTTAAACTTTCTTAATGATGCTCTttcaattaaaagaataaaaattatgtcattcttgattatttttattatgtggtatCTAAAAGTTTTTGCACATGTACCAACTATATCTCTTGCATTACATCACAGTGATCTCGGTGATAGAGTTCATGTGATTGTCCTATAATTTGTTGGTATAATAATTCTAGTTAAACATTAATTTTAGATGCCAATAAGGTATTTAATTCTGTATTTCAGTTGATGGAGACTGGTTTTAGTGACAGTCGGTGCAACTATATGGTAGTTTTTCACTATGGTTCAGTTGTGCTGTTTAATGTTTCTGATCATGAAGCTGATGGGTACCTCAAGATTGTTGAAAAACATGCATCAGGCTTGTTACCAGACATGAGAAAAGATGGTAAGGATAACAAAGAAGTAtgcacttaattttttttttttttttcaaatgtatatactttgattttttttcttcatcttaTAAAATAAATTCCCTCTACTTTCACGAACCTAGAGAAATCCAAAATAAAATTGCATAGATCATTATATTGCATTTGTTCATTTTCAACTTTGTAGGAAGTTGTTTGTGACATGAACAAATCATCAGTGTTACTTTGTAGTAGGGTTCGATATGATGAAATCATGGTTTAGAATTTCAAGTTGTACTTATACCTTCGCTGGTCAAGCAAGTATGACACTACAGCCACTTTGTAAAGTTTATAACAGCATTCttaagtttatttaaaaattgtttgttATGCATAGATAATTTTTGTGACTTGTTAGAAGGATTCAATGAGATGAAACAATAGTTTAGACATTACACCATCCTTAGGAAAGTATAACACAGCAACAACTTCATGTTCTAATTAGTCCAAATTGTTTCTTCTTACGTGGTTGTCAGAATCAGTATCATGATCAAGATCAAATAGTCAAAAAATTCAAGTATCAACTAGATTAGATTACTAGTAAGATATTTCATTTATGAGAATTAGGTTGTCAAATTGAAGTTCATATTGTGAATCCTTTTAATGAAGTTTTCAAATCATGAATAATAAGTttcatacaaaaatacaaaatatGTCGAAACTAATTTATGTTTTATTATAATAGTTTGGATAtataaaactatgttttaaataatattttattaataatattttatatttaggttttatcaaacaaaataaaagaaataaagtattttattgtttaatttttttttatcaaaagttaATGAACAAATTTCAGATACAATTACATAAAGCATAAACAAATatactcattttttttaaaaaaaaaattacatcttAAACAATAAAAGCCTCTCAGGCCTTCAAATCTAAAATTGCTCCAATATTGCAAAGTTCAAAAGCAAAAGATTTTCTGGGTTAGGGATGGTCTCATTTTGTTATTACTCATTTCATCATTCTACAAGCAAAAGTTGAATAGATTATAAGTGTAAATTTCTTATTACTCATCCCTTAGTTGACTCATTAGCTAGTCGATTGAGACTATatatcaaccaattgatatattgatCACGACCATTTCTAAGGCCGAGTTCGTCCTATTTGAGAGTTTTACCCTCACTCATGTGTACAGGTCTCACACTCTCAACTCCCTTGGAATCTTACCAAGCTTCCTCAACTTATCATCGCTCCAATACTCCTTGTCTCACAGCCCCTCTGATGTCCACGCCATCCCTCTCCAAACTCCATGGACCTGTGAGCCATGGAGTTGTCAATAACTTGGTCACACCAaatttccatatgcatctatcaTATCTTGCATGACTTCATACACAATTAGATCCATAGTCATCCTATCTTAAACTTTTTGCCCAGACCATTAAAACCAAGATGAATTCTGATCCCAAGGGAATGAATGCACCACAACTCTAACACATCTTTTTGCACAAATGCAATCCACCAGGAGTCTGAAGAATATCTTTCTTTAGGGCTCAAGTTGTCAAGAAGTCTTCCTTTTTTGGCCAAGCATTCAGTCAACCTTTAGTTGCTGGGACTTTTTCTTTCTAAGGATCTGATCAGATCGGCCCGGACTTTCATTATTGCACATATAATCTAACTTAAGCCTTTGTTCAAACATTAAAACTTATTGCACCAATACAATCATCGATTAgcaatctaattaattattaagtaAACAATTAATTACAATAAAAAGTTGATTGCCattaataattcaattaaataagtatcaaaatcATATTGCTATATCGTTTCAATTAGAGAGTGAAACTTTGGAGCAGtgtgaaattttaaattttgctcTTTGGGGTATCATATTTCATCCAAAAGAAGTTGAACTGTGTGCCTGTGTGTAAAAAGGAGTTCTCTTGTATAGAAAAAATCAGCACATAAAAAATTTTAACCACAAGAAATTGTGCATGTGTTGTTATGGTCCTTGGAGGTCGTAACATGTGTTGGCCTTATCACACCATGAATCTATCAGATCAAAAATTGATATCTAATGTAGATTATCTACCACAGAAATTTCTTTTCCGCTTCTGATCAATAACTTTCCCATCTATATTTCAGGTTGATTCCATCTCAATGATATGTTGGTTCCATGTCATCAATATATGGAAGTCATGTCATATACCTTTGGACTGATAATATGGTTGATAGTATTTACTAGTAATCATCTAGGCTGAACTATACTATGTAGGTTTAGTCTGGGTTCATCCAACAGTTTATTTGCTATCTTTTGAAAGGCTTTTTATAGAATTTGGAGAATGTATTATTGGGTTTTCTTCTgacaatgatttaaaattttgaaaatcagaTTATGCAGTAGTTGAAAAACCCACTCTGGAGACTTGGATGCAAGGTGGACCGGACTACATAGTGCTCAAGACTTTGAACATAGATGGTATTCGTACCATTGGAAGTGTTCTAGGTCAAAGCATTGCTTTAGATTACTATATCCGACAGGTACGTTTGAAAAGATCCATCAGATTATGAATTGCGTTGGGAGCATTGATGCGTATCTTCTTTTTTCGTAGGTTGATGGAATGGTAGCTGAGTTCACAGATATCAACCGTGGTTTGGAGAAAACCGGAACCTTTACCATGAAAAGTAAAAAGCTTTTTCAGTTAGTTGGGAAAGCCAATTCTAATCTGGCTGATGTCATTCTTAAACTTGGGCTTTTTGAGAGGTAATCTTGATTATGTATGGTTGATTGTTCTGATGGGAATATATTCTATTATAAATATGGAGCTGTTTGTCACATAGATTTTTAT is from Zingiber officinale cultivar Zhangliang chromosome 7B, Zo_v1.1, whole genome shotgun sequence and encodes:
- the LOC122006703 gene encoding protein RETARDED ROOT GROWTH, mitochondrial-like, whose protein sequence is MNTASYSPPLFFLRPPSRTLAALTLPRRRLFTFPSLRPFLGFFCYPAGDRFPRLSSSLSFDSEIGHREGEVASCFDEVSSQDHLLQAQQEEQGQFIPVKAYFLCTSIDLRSLQSENAFNVIPPTSRATIYVVLRYYDPHLMETGFSDSRCNYMVVFHYGSVVLFNVSDHEADGYLKIVEKHASGLLPDMRKDDYAVVEKPTLETWMQGGPDYIVLKTLNIDGIRTIGSVLGQSIALDYYIRQVDGMVAEFTDINRGLEKTGTFTMKSKKLFQLVGKANSNLADVILKLGLFERSDIAWKNANYAQIWEYLRDEYELTQRFGNLDFKLKFVEHNIRFFQEILQNKKYVFLEWLIILLISVEILISIYNIIFHPSPTALQKANTQRTSQEGWKEMKRAKMWGYSCY